The genomic DNA TTACAACCTGTAAAGCACCACATCCACACACGGTTTGCATTTACAGTGAGGAGTGGATATCAGCCTTTAAAAGATCAGAGGAGGAATTCAGTTAGATCTCAAACACAGCGGCTGGTGATGCCGGCGATCGAAGTGATCGCTGATGCTGCCATAAAAGGCTCAACCTGCCTTTAAACGTATGCAGAGCTTTCTGTTTCAGGTGCTAAAAAAGCTGCTTTTGGTTCTCTTCTTCCACAGCATCTGGGGTTTATGCGTGTGGGTGATTAATGGAAACGATTTACATAAACAGAAAAGAGgcagaaatatgtattttttttaaaaaaaagttctcagaAACTCCTCATCATCTCCATTAATCGCCCACCTCGTGTTCCtcgtatgtgtgttttttgggtGGGTTGGCTTGGatcctgttttcatttcatattgGAAAAGCAAGATTGACTTTGTGCACACAACTTTATTCACAGCCACTGTAGCGCCATATACACCAAAACAAATATAACACAAATTTGAAGTGAGTCTAAACTGTGATgttgaaaatatttcaaattttgttAAGCTCAAGTGTCAGAGgtgtttaatcttttttttttttgtgccatcaTTAAAATCATAGATTGAGATTATCGGCCACAAAGCACAACGTCAGTGAATCAGAAATAATGCGTGTGCTGAAATTTACAGTTatgaataatattaaaaaagactgtgtgaattttggGGGGACGTTGTGATTGTGGCTCCAGATTGTGAGGAATCAGCTGCACAATTAAGAACCCAAATGGTGAAACTTGATAAAGAGGATACAAGATCTAGAGCAGCGGTTTCATGGTGTAGGAAGAGCAACACGAgccataacagaaaaaaaaaccaaaaaagactTTACACTGAAAAGCAGGTGTTGACACAAGGATGGATGTGACATGAATGTCCGCATCGatcaaattaaagcaaaatatttCAGTGGATCAGAGGAAGTCTCTCATGTTTTACGCCTCACAGTGCTGACTGATAGACGTCAGGCTGTACAGATATCAGGCTTTAGAAGTATTAAAGGGTGTAGTGTAGATAATATTTATAGACTACACCATCAATTCAAGTTTACTTACATGAAGATGACTGATATTCACAAGAATATTGCTCAGAGAGGGATTTTCCCACATGGCAGTGATTACAAACATACTGCAACAAccacagaagcaaaaaaaaaatgacaacagtGACACGATGACCTACTGTACGTCCTCTCACTTCAATCTGAGCGCAGTGCTGATGGCACTCTTAAGGCCTCAGGAAGAAACCCAGTGAAAACCCTCCACACATGAGCTCAACATCCCTGCAAAATTCAGTTTCtaagaaaaagaacattttgtgCTGATCAGTGGTCATGATCACTTATTAAAAATACTGACAGTGGAAGTATTTGAAATCCAAGAGGTGGCATCAAATATTGGCTCACAGTAATTCTTATTAAAACTCCTTTTTACGAGCACACACGTTCACTGCAGCGCACTGTACTTCTTTATGGGTGGACAGCAGATGATAATAATgattcattaattgcacataaTTTGGTTAAACTCAAATATTTATAATCTTAAAATACATCATCACCTTTTTCTGTGGCttattttttcagatgtttcttCACCATTTGAGAGCCACTCAGGTATTTACTGAGGCCTTACTCAGACAATCTTATTTTAACCACTTTACATGGACTTCATTCAAAGCAAAATTATTCTTATTCATGTAAATGTTACCATAACAACAAATATCTATCCCTGCAAAAATTGCAAATATTTAATTGGGGACAGACTCTCACAGCCATCGTTGAAGCTGCTCTGAAGTTTTTGATCGCATCCGCTTCTTCTCAACATAAAATACGTTGGTGCAAAATGAAAAGGTCAGGATCACGTTGCTGAAAATAGGACCTCATTCTCAAATGTTTTTCACATGACAATAATGATACGTGGTGTGATGAAAACACAGAAGTTTAAACTTCCAGTTTTTCTGTCACATGATCCGCTGCTCCGGGACCCTGCGGTGAGACAGAGTTCCATATTTAACAGCAGTGGAATATCTGACAGTAAAACAGTGAAATTATTAAATGTGGCTTCAGGTTTCCCCTTGTGTCAGGGAGAGTTCACTCACAGTTCGCTGAAGCGCTGGAGTTCATGCAAATTGTGTTTCCACTCATCATCAAATAAATGtcaaagtgatttttttcagtctttttaatctttttttttttttttcatttttactgcagTCAGTCATACCTCACGTTTACTTCTCGTTTGATCTTATTATTGCACGTGATGGTACCTTTTCCTTCTTATGATATTTATAATGTGTACTTccttatatgtttatatttatttgtgtttggcCCAATTAAACAGTCTTTATGCAAATGGAATGCCTAAAGAAACCTTTGATTAGTATTAGACTTAATTAGAATAAAATTTAAGTTTGTCACAATATAAAACAAGAGCTTATTCATTTCTTATTTGTCTTCTGTATGTGTCTGCTATTATTTCTCTTCTGCAGGTGCTGGCTCTGACTGTAGTTTAGAAATTAGAGTACGCCGCAACACCGTTTATAATGCCTCACTTGGACAAGAACTTAAGATTCACTGCAGAGTTATTTTTTGCAACAATTCACCACCAGCAGTCACCTGGGAAAAACTTGGGAAAACAGATGTTCCTGTCAATGTCAGCCGTCACATTAAAACAGAGTGGAAACCTGAAAACGAGTCGTCAGGGATCTACTATTTGATCTTCAGCAAGATTCAAAGAAGTGACTCTGGTCAGTATCTGTGTCGAAGTGGAGGCAGTGTGGGTCATATAATCAGTGTCAATGTCAGTGGTGAGTGAtcctttttcattaattttgtatttctctgAGAAACTTTGTTCACATTAAACAGCAGACGTTTTTGAATCTTGTGATATTTTTGTGTTGTTAAAACCTCAAAcagcagctttgttttgtttttgcagaacACGGTGAAATTCCCACAGTTACACAGAATAATGCTGCAGGTGAGGAAAGTTTTACATAATGTATGTATTATTGTAGCTTCTGTATATTAAATTCATACTGACTCAGTGTCGAACCTGTTTTCCTTGCAGCCAGCACAACCTCTGTCCCTCGCACCCCAGAAGACTTGCTGCTGTACGTGTACTCTGCTGCTGGGATCGCCACATTCGTCATCATAGTGATAATCATATCTGTCATATCAATGCGAGGCTGTAGAGGTGAGGTgccctcatttttatttattattattatcgcTTCTTCAGAATAAGACATCACCACATATTAAACACTAAATATGTAAACTGTCCATCATGCAGGGAAGCCAAAGAAAGAGACTCAAACTGAAAATCAGGTaagatttaaaacatttcaagcttatcacatttttttcatcaatAATTTTAGCTCACAAACATTTTTGGATGTTTGCAGTACATGGAGATCCCCATGGTGGAGCAGCCCTTTCCACAGGCCAGCTTCGAGCCCTCACAAAGAGGAAGCCCCTCCATGCCGCCGTCTCGGAGATCTACCAAGAGACAAACGCCGTCAAGGCAGCCCAATGAGCTGACGTTACCGAGAGATAACGAGCAGACTTATGGTCAGAACCGAGTGggcagagagaggcagaggactacAGCGGAGGAGGACAGCAGTTCTGTTGTGTATGCTGCTCTCAACCACGGGCTGCCTCAGCGGGCTCCTCGGCTACGGATGGAAATGGAGGAAAGCTCAGAGTACGCAGCCATCCGAGTGGCATAAAGACCCCAAACCTGCTGGACTAAATCACACTAGAGGACCACTGATGAACGCTGGAAACTGGTGCAACTCCATCAGAGGAGCCTTGGAGGACAATTAGCAGGGGATGCAAAGACTCTCTCTGGATTCATAAAACTGAATCAGGGCACTGACCAGCCCACCTAATCTACCTGAGAGCCTGAAGCTTTGTTGATAATGTAAATGCTACAGTCAGCACCCTCAGAGTTTGGTCAGTATTTAAAAGCTCTGCACGCTTTCATAGGTGGTTTTACTGAAGTTGTAGATGTGCCTCTGTTCAGTTTGGGATTTGGCCGAGCTATGCTGACATTCATCACGTACCAATAGGAACAGGTATACTACATCATAACCAGCACTGTGCCAGTGTAGTGTGGTCTTTATCCATCTATGTTTGACATATATGGGCACGACAGGCACAGACCATGCTATGCAGTCAACCTGAGACCCCAAACATTTGCCCCATAACTTGTGTCAAAACTGCACCAACTAACCTGAATCAACTATAAAATACAGCCTGCACCAACAGTATGGactcatatgcacacacatcaaGATGTTATAGAACCAAACTGAAGACGTACTTTAATGTCTTTTGATTGAAAGCTGTTGCCTCATATGGTGCTTAATACAGGTGTTCAGTGTCATGCAGCATCACAAGCAGAAATCTCCAGGTACAAGTGCCAAAAACTACAGTTCATCAAGCAGGTCAGTCCCTGTAGTTAAAATGGTCGAGTTTACAGCAGGAATAAACATGGTTACAAATGCTGTCAGTCTCTACAGCTCATTCCTCAGTGTTTGTATCAGTCACCTTTAAATCTTAGTAAGGTTTGAAGTGGGTGCTGTTTTGTAATGTTTAGCTTTCAGTTTTACCCACAGGTGCTCCAAAGAGTCTGCTGCACAGaggtacattttgttttaaggCCAAAGTGGCATCGATTAAAGATGGAAGTTATCTGACTCCAAGTGTGAGGTGTTGAGAGAGCATAGATGCAGCACATGTATGAAGACCttttaaaatagaaatataaGATTAGCAGGACATGACCAAACATAATCTCTATGCTCCCAGAAGATGTGCTGTTGACTTGCTAACacgactgtgtgtgttttctctcacGACTGGCGTTTCACACTGAaagttttggtgtgtgtgtgtctcattcCTGTGTGCTGCAGAGCTCCAGTGTTGCTACAAAACGATGTAGAACAACCACACAATTCCTCCGTTAGCATGTTAGTTCACTATCAACCTGCCATTAATCCTCATTGGACTACTAAAGGTTTATTAATCTGCCACTAAAGTGAGTCCTcagtggttttcttttttgttacttCTGTTTGAATCAAAATTGTTGAAACTATAGTTTGTAGCTGCTGTGGGGAATTACTgagcctttttttaaactgtgcatttgtgacCATATTAGACAAGATTTAGAGCTTCAGCAGGGACGTGGCCTCAGAGCCACACAGGTACAGCAAAATCAGACAGAGAGATAATCATGGTTATTttgagtgtatttattgataAGTCAGTCAGGATCCTGTCCTCTGAGACGTGGGTGTGTACTCAGTTGTCATGTCAAACTAATTTTTTGGAGATTTTTACGATTGTTGATGTTGATTTGAATGTTTCGTGTCATGCACTCACTGTGATGCTGTTCTCTTGCACATCCATGACTTGAATTTACTCTTGTGAAACGTCACCTCTGATAACAGTAATGGTTATTAAATGGTTATTAAACCATCCTGCGGTCTGTGCTATCAGCTGTCCTCTCACTTTCCGACTACACGAATGACTAATGACTGCTTGTAATTATTGTGATTCCTCTGGAAATAGAGAATGTAATATTAATCATTTTGTGCAATTAAATAAGATAACGTGTTTGCACATCTGTTTGGGTTTTAATTGAGATTACGATGACTTGCTCTGGTACAGTGTTTCCTGTAAagctctgaagaaaaaaaaaaaactcaaaaaaaggTGTGTCGGTGCTGTGTTGGGTGTATTTTGAGTGTATTAGTTTTCACAGTGCAAACTGTAACACCATTACACATCTAAAGACCCCTGTaatcaaaaacaggaagtaaagtcAACCACATACCGTGCACTGTCACAttcagagcacacacacaggtcttACAGAGGTAGATAGCTGCTTCCTTAAATGTCTGCCATGAAGCTTTTCTCCTGCTGGATCATCCTTTATTTGCCGATCTTCGCGGTTCTCATCCTCACTCTGGATGCTGACAGTAAGTTGATCTTTTTAACTCTAAATTGATTCACTTCAGTCTGAACAGGTCTTTGTTTCTCTGAGtgtcattcattttaaaatttgtacTGTTACACGTTGAAAAGGtaaaaaacagctgtaaaaagGTTCAAATATACTTTACCTTTTACTTTACACAGTAATGCAAAGCAGGTATGGAGTATTTTACAGGACACGCCTAAAGGCTCGACCGTGCAGCCTTCACACCCTCTCTCTTCATAAATCCCCGACGGTTCAACATAAATTACAGAAAAAGACGCTGTTAAATGGATCTTTGATGCTATATTACAGATTTTAGTTAAAAGTTTACACATGTGGAAGATCTTTGTAGAGTATTCCAGGAGGTGTTAATATTTGCAAAACTATACCCAACACTTACTGAACCAATCTTGAATTTATataagatgtgttttttttttaaggtcagtTAACTGACTGACTTATAGAATCTCATTAAAAGTCACAGAGCAGCCTTTTCTCCTTATAATTAACCTCTTATTGAACATTTTGTTCCAAATCTTAACAACACACAGactgtaacatttaaaaaattgtgaGCTTacacctgttttattttaaagaatttgTTTCCCCCAACTCACACCTCAGACCAGCAAAGTGCCCAAACCACAAATGTATGAATGCACCACAAATGATTTGCTAACCTGAATTTACTGCCTGGTGGACACAGGTGCAGCACGAGAACATGTAAAGCTTTTTCTGTGATCTAAGTCACAGAGAACTTAAACATTTGAATAATTTAGGTAAATAAAGTGCTCAGTTGTTTCTAAACTATATTTTGTCATTCTTGATTCTGCAGGTGCGGACTCTGA from Archocentrus centrarchus isolate MPI-CPG fArcCen1 chromosome 2, fArcCen1, whole genome shotgun sequence includes the following:
- the LOC115796983 gene encoding B- and T-lymphocyte attenuator-like, with the translated sequence MMGAFLRIMRPHRCWTIQHVSILAGLLLTLNADSAGSDCSLEIRVRRNTVYNASLGQELKIHCRVIFCNNSPPAVTWEKLGKTDVPVNVSRHIKTEWKPENESSGIYYLIFSKIQRSDSGQYLCRSGGSVGHIISVNVSEHGEIPTVTQNNAAASTTSVPRTPEDLLLYVYSAAGIATFVIIVIIISVISMRGCRGKPKKETQTENQYMEIPMVEQPFPQASFEPSQRGSPSMPPSRRSTKRQTPSRQPNELTLPRDNEQTYGQNRVGRERQRTTAEEDSSSVVYAALNHGLPQRAPRLRMEMEESSEYAAIRVA